One Bombilactobacillus folatiphilus genomic window, GTTTGATGGCAGCCAAGACGATTAGTTGGGCACATTCGTTGCCATTGATTGGCGTTAATCATTTGGCTGGTCATATTTATGCGGCTAATTTGGTAGCGACGATCGAATATCCGGCCATGGCTTTAGTGGTATCTGGTGGTCACACGGAATTGGTGCATTTGACTGCTCCCGGTCATTTTGAAATTTTGGGTGATACCCGTGATGACGCCGTGGGTGAAGCTTATGATAAAGTTGGGCGGATGTTGGGCGTGAATTACCCCGCTGGCAAAACGATTGATCAGTGGGCGCATGAAGGTCAAGATAATTATCAATTTCCGCGGGCAATGTTGGAAGAAGATAATTTAGATTTTAGTTTCAGTGGCATCAAAAGTGCTGTCATTAATATGTTGCATCACGCTGAGCAAGTGGGTGATGCTGTGAACAAAAAAGATGTGGCCGCTAGCTTTCAGGCAGACGTTTTGGATATTTTGGTAACGAAAACTAAACGGGCGTTAAAAAAATATCCAACGCAACAATTGATTGTGGCTGGAGGTGTGGCAGCTAATTCCGGTTTACGCGAACGATTGCAGCAAGAATTAGGTGACCGAGTGACGTTGATTTTCCCGCCGTTACGTTTATGCGGGGATAACGCTGCGATGATTGGGGCGTTTGCTTACATTAAGTATCAACAGCACGATTTTGCGGATTTAACGTTGAATGCAGATCCGAGTTTAGATTTTGAATATGCAGAGTAAAATGCTTTGGATTAACTAAAGGCTATGCTAAACTACTTGAGTTAGGCATAGTTTTTGTTTTATGCAAACGATTTCGAATAAAAAGTAAAGGAGGATCTACAAATGGTGGGAATAGTGATTGCCAGTCATGGCGGTTTTGCGAAAGGTATTTTGCAATCCGGTAATATGATTTTTGGTCAACAAGAAAATGTGCAAGCAGTGACATTTATGCCCAACGAAGGTCCTGACGATTTGCATCAACATCTACAAGATGCAGTTACCCAATTGGAGAATGAGACCGAAGTGTTATTTTTGGTTGATTTATGGGGAGGTTCGCCGTTCAACCAAGCTAATACTTTGTTTGAAGAGCATAAGGATCATTGGGCCATTGTCACGGGTTTGAATTTGCCCATGTTGATTGAAGCGTATGCCTCACGTATGTCG contains:
- the tsaD gene encoding tRNA (adenosine(37)-N6)-threonylcarbamoyltransferase complex transferase subunit TsaD, whose protein sequence is MQQDVLILAFESSCDETSVAVVKNGKEVLANIIATQIKSHQRFGGVVPEVASRHHVEQIVHCSQLAMEQAGVSYQDLSAVAVTYGPGLVGSLLVGLMAAKTISWAHSLPLIGVNHLAGHIYAANLVATIEYPAMALVVSGGHTELVHLTAPGHFEILGDTRDDAVGEAYDKVGRMLGVNYPAGKTIDQWAHEGQDNYQFPRAMLEEDNLDFSFSGIKSAVINMLHHAEQVGDAVNKKDVAASFQADVLDILVTKTKRALKKYPTQQLIVAGGVAANSGLRERLQQELGDRVTLIFPPLRLCGDNAAMIGAFAYIKYQQHDFADLTLNADPSLDFEYAE